One segment of Candidatus Nanopelagicales bacterium DNA contains the following:
- a CDS encoding biotin transporter BioY, with the protein MALANPAPRVLADVVTRTWVRNVALVVGGAAFVGVSAQIAIPLPFTPVPLTLQTFAVLLTAAALGSMRGVAAMALYAVVGAAGFPWFAEASSGYSAPSFGYIVGFIAAAFVVGRIAEHGATRSVVRTAGLMVVGNVILYAVGLVWLKNSLDASWSDAIAWGLTPFLIGDAIKIAAAAGLLPATWKGLKKAGLTD; encoded by the coding sequence ATGGCACTGGCAAATCCTGCCCCCCGCGTCCTTGCCGACGTCGTCACCCGTACCTGGGTTCGCAACGTGGCACTCGTCGTCGGCGGCGCCGCATTCGTGGGCGTCAGCGCACAAATTGCCATCCCACTGCCATTTACCCCAGTGCCTTTGACACTGCAGACCTTCGCTGTGCTGCTTACTGCTGCTGCTCTTGGTTCTATGCGCGGTGTAGCTGCGATGGCGCTGTATGCAGTTGTCGGCGCTGCAGGCTTCCCCTGGTTTGCAGAAGCCTCATCTGGTTACTCCGCTCCAAGCTTTGGTTACATCGTCGGCTTCATCGCCGCTGCCTTCGTCGTTGGTCGTATTGCAGAGCACGGTGCCACTCGCTCAGTCGTGCGCACCGCTGGCCTCATGGTCGTTGGCAACGTCATCCTTTATGCCGTTGGCTTGGTCTGGCTGAAGAACTCACTTGATGCTTCTTGGTCAGATGCGATTGCCTGGGGCTTGACCCCATTCCTCATCGGCGATGCCATCAAGATCGCTGCTGCTGCAGGTCTTCTTCCTGCAACGTGGAAGGGCCTGAAGAAGGCTGGCTTGACCGACTAA
- a CDS encoding copper resistance protein CopC, whose product MIKVRSTTAMTAGIALAAIGLLQMPGAFAHSQTQSTSPKANAVLKTSPSLVRVNLNEPLISSGAALIVRSSKNASVASGKPAISGKSISIALLPNLADDTYRVSYRVVSNDGHVVTSSYKFTVKH is encoded by the coding sequence ATGATCAAGGTTCGCTCAACGACAGCCATGACTGCAGGCATCGCACTAGCCGCTATCGGTTTACTGCAAATGCCTGGAGCTTTTGCCCACAGTCAAACCCAATCAACATCCCCAAAAGCTAATGCCGTGTTGAAAACGAGCCCTTCGCTTGTTCGCGTCAATCTCAATGAACCACTGATTTCAAGTGGCGCAGCCCTCATTGTGCGGTCCTCGAAAAATGCCAGCGTTGCATCAGGTAAACCAGCAATCTCAGGTAAGTCCATCAGTATTGCCTTGCTACCAAATTTGGCAGACGACACCTATCGAGTGTCATATCGAGTAGTCAGCAATGATGGACACGTGGTGACATCCAGTTACAAATTCACTGTGAAGCACTGA
- a CDS encoding cytochrome c oxidase assembly protein, with translation MNTFLTFFQTGTFDLFLLVNLVLMGYWYLWAVKRARLTGQWSRWKTFAFLTGLALLALTYLGPIAAWSHTFFWAHMTQHLVVMMAVAPLLVLGAPTTLWFQASSPHSRRRWVLPILRSRAVSWLINPYFTWFLFAAVLLGMHFTGFYNWALLNHDVDYFIEQPLYFIAAFLFYFPLIGSNLQPRRPSHSFRLASLALMMIPEAITGAIIYFAPVMLYPFFDTERPFGPAALDDQHFSGALMWALVMVVDSGWMMLAAAEWFTSEERAGRRIDREIAEELAAEIMAP, from the coding sequence GTGAACACTTTCCTCACCTTTTTTCAAACCGGCACTTTTGACCTATTTCTGCTGGTCAACTTGGTTTTGATGGGTTATTGGTACCTGTGGGCCGTCAAGCGAGCCCGACTCACTGGCCAGTGGAGTCGATGGAAAACCTTCGCTTTTTTGACTGGTTTGGCGCTGCTTGCGCTGACCTATCTGGGGCCGATTGCAGCCTGGTCGCACACGTTTTTTTGGGCACACATGACCCAACACTTGGTTGTGATGATGGCGGTGGCACCGCTTTTGGTGCTGGGAGCCCCCACCACCTTGTGGTTTCAAGCCAGTAGCCCGCATTCGCGGCGCCGCTGGGTGCTCCCCATTCTGCGCAGCCGGGCAGTGAGTTGGCTCATCAATCCCTATTTCACGTGGTTCCTTTTCGCTGCGGTGCTCCTTGGCATGCACTTCACAGGGTTTTATAACTGGGCCCTGCTCAACCATGACGTTGACTACTTCATTGAGCAGCCGCTGTATTTCATCGCGGCATTCCTGTTCTATTTCCCACTCATCGGCAGTAACTTGCAGCCTCGCCGACCATCGCACTCGTTCCGCTTGGCATCCCTTGCACTGATGATGATTCCGGAAGCCATTACCGGCGCCATCATTTATTTCGCCCCAGTGATGCTGTATCCGTTCTTTGACACTGAACGCCCTTTCGGCCCTGCGGCCCTTGATGATCAGCATTTCTCAGGCGCACTCATGTGGGCACTGGTCATGGTGGTGGATTCTGGCTGGATGATGTTGGCCGCAGCTGAGTGGTTCACGAGTGAAGAACGTGCCGGCCGTCGAATTGATCGAGAAATCGCCGAAGAGCTCGCAGCGGAAATAATGGCGCCGTGA
- a CDS encoding sugar porter family MFS transporter, which yields MQKDYRTGRVVGLATTAALGGFLFGYDSAVINGAASAIKSTFGLGSFALGFVVSIALIGSAIGAWFAGYFADRYGRQPVMMLAALLFMLSAIGQAFPFGVPDLVIWRFIGGAGIGVASVMAPMYIAEIAPAQMRGKMASLQQFAIVIGIFATGLINWVILNAAGGKATNDWLFGLPAWQWMFLSMTIPAAIYGLLALRLPESPRFLIQRGEYDEAKAVLRQIYLVDPDVRVEDIKKSMDGEHRSSMKDLRGNRFGLLPLVWIGILLSAFQQFVGINAVFYYSNTIWESVGFTEDQAFQTSMITTGVNVAFTIVAIMLVDRVGRKPLLIVGSIGMVVTLAVLTYVFGTAPIDSAGNPVLTNGPDVIAMIAFNVYVAFFAATWGPVVWVLLGEMFPNRIRAAALALAASAQWAANFIVSTAFPPIAGKSLGLAYGIFTVFAVLSIPFVMRKLRETKGVELEDMEDLESSSLKAA from the coding sequence ATGCAAAAGGATTACCGAACAGGTCGAGTTGTCGGCCTGGCTACCACCGCTGCTTTAGGTGGTTTCCTCTTTGGTTACGACTCAGCAGTCATTAATGGCGCTGCGTCTGCGATTAAGAGCACCTTTGGGTTGGGTTCCTTCGCTCTAGGTTTCGTTGTCTCAATTGCGCTCATCGGTTCCGCAATTGGCGCTTGGTTTGCCGGCTACTTTGCTGATCGTTATGGCCGTCAACCAGTCATGATGCTCGCAGCGCTTTTGTTCATGCTGTCGGCAATTGGGCAGGCTTTCCCGTTCGGTGTTCCCGATTTGGTGATTTGGCGCTTTATCGGCGGCGCGGGCATCGGAGTGGCTTCGGTGATGGCGCCGATGTATATCGCTGAGATCGCGCCTGCTCAGATGCGCGGCAAAATGGCCTCGCTTCAGCAGTTCGCCATCGTGATTGGCATTTTCGCCACGGGTCTTATCAACTGGGTGATCTTGAATGCAGCTGGCGGCAAGGCAACCAATGATTGGTTGTTTGGATTACCTGCTTGGCAGTGGATGTTCTTGTCGATGACGATCCCAGCAGCAATCTATGGACTTCTCGCACTGCGCCTTCCTGAGTCACCTCGCTTCCTTATTCAACGGGGTGAGTACGACGAAGCTAAAGCGGTGCTCCGCCAGATTTACTTAGTCGATCCCGATGTTCGTGTTGAAGACATTAAGAAATCCATGGACGGCGAACACCGTTCATCGATGAAGGATCTGCGCGGCAATCGTTTCGGCTTGTTGCCATTGGTGTGGATTGGCATTTTGTTGAGTGCTTTCCAGCAGTTTGTTGGCATTAACGCGGTGTTCTACTACTCGAACACCATTTGGGAATCAGTGGGATTCACCGAAGATCAGGCCTTCCAAACGTCAATGATCACGACCGGTGTCAACGTTGCATTCACAATCGTTGCGATCATGCTTGTCGACCGAGTTGGCCGAAAGCCTTTGCTGATTGTTGGTTCCATCGGCATGGTTGTAACACTTGCAGTGTTGACCTACGTGTTTGGTACAGCACCAATCGACTCAGCTGGCAATCCAGTGTTGACCAATGGCCCAGACGTCATCGCGATGATCGCATTTAACGTCTACGTTGCTTTCTTCGCTGCAACCTGGGGTCCCGTGGTATGGGTGTTGTTGGGCGAAATGTTCCCCAACCGCATACGCGCGGCTGCATTGGCGCTTGCAGCATCAGCTCAATGGGCGGCAAACTTCATCGTGTCCACAGCCTTTCCGCCGATCGCAGGCAAGAGCCTTGGCTTGGCATACGGCATCTTTACCGTGTTTGCAGTGCTTTCCATCCCATTCGTAATGCGCAAATTGCGTGAGACCAAGGGTGTGGAACTTGAAGACATGGAAGATCTTGAATCAAGTTCACTGAAGGCAGCTTAG
- a CDS encoding beta-ketoacyl-[acyl-carrier-protein] synthase family protein has protein sequence MTRSVVVTGIGMTTPLGGDAPTTWAAALAGTPGGVRMGADWDPEQPAQIAARMLENPAEILKPVEVRRMDPSEQCAVIAAREAWADAGAPEVDPIRLGTVVASGIGGINSLISAYETLRDKGAARVSPHMVTMIMPNGPAAMVGIEVGARAGVHTPVSACASGAEAVSYAAKMIEDGRADIVVAGGTEACINGVTMAGFGAMRALSTRNDDPATASRAYDMDRDGFVMGEGAGILILEEEEHARARGAKIYGRYGGAGLTSDGHHIAQPDPEGSGAARAITMALEDAELSASDIIHVNAHATSTPQGDFAESVAIRRGLGGQADHAWVSATKSMTGHLLGGAGAVESIFAILALRDRIAPPSINIFNFDPTIELQVTKDGPVQLPAGDIAALNNSFGFGGHDVALVFKSV, from the coding sequence ATGACTCGTAGTGTTGTGGTGACAGGTATCGGCATGACGACCCCTTTGGGTGGCGATGCACCAACAACGTGGGCGGCAGCTCTTGCAGGCACGCCAGGTGGCGTGCGCATGGGCGCTGATTGGGATCCTGAACAACCAGCGCAAATTGCTGCGCGCATGCTGGAAAACCCAGCTGAAATCTTGAAGCCAGTTGAAGTTCGCCGCATGGACCCTTCTGAGCAGTGCGCGGTTATCGCAGCGCGCGAAGCCTGGGCTGATGCAGGCGCACCTGAAGTTGACCCAATTCGCTTAGGCACTGTTGTTGCATCAGGCATCGGTGGCATCAACTCATTGATCTCTGCGTATGAAACCTTGCGCGATAAGGGCGCGGCTCGCGTATCTCCACACATGGTCACGATGATCATGCCGAACGGCCCAGCTGCCATGGTTGGCATCGAAGTCGGCGCACGCGCGGGCGTGCACACACCTGTAAGCGCGTGTGCATCAGGTGCTGAAGCTGTCTCGTATGCAGCAAAGATGATTGAAGACGGACGCGCAGACATTGTTGTTGCCGGCGGAACTGAAGCCTGCATCAATGGCGTCACCATGGCTGGCTTCGGTGCCATGCGCGCACTGTCCACGCGCAACGATGATCCAGCAACCGCATCACGTGCGTATGACATGGACCGCGATGGTTTTGTCATGGGCGAAGGCGCTGGCATTTTGATTCTTGAAGAAGAAGAGCACGCACGTGCACGCGGCGCAAAAATTTATGGCCGCTACGGCGGCGCTGGCTTGACCTCAGATGGTCACCACATTGCTCAGCCAGACCCTGAAGGCTCAGGTGCTGCACGTGCAATCACAATGGCCCTTGAAGATGCTGAACTTTCTGCTAGCGACATCATTCACGTCAATGCTCACGCAACCTCTACGCCGCAGGGCGACTTTGCAGAGTCTGTTGCTATCCGCCGTGGCCTTGGTGGCCAAGCAGATCACGCATGGGTGTCAGCCACGAAGTCGATGACTGGTCACCTTCTTGGTGGTGCGGGTGCAGTTGAATCCATCTTCGCGATTCTTGCGTTGCGCGATCGCATCGCTCCCCCAAGCATCAACATCTTCAACTTCGACCCTACGATCGAACTTCAGGTCACCAAAGATGGCCCAGTGCAGTTACCAGCCGGCGATATTGCTGCGCTCAACAACTCATTTGGCTTCGGTGGTCACGATGTTGCATTGGTGTTCAAGAGCGTCTAA
- a CDS encoding Dyp-type peroxidase — translation MDEQTQNQRGITRRGVLSLGGVAAAGIAGGFALGQKVSVAQATDTTAKTTRESGVIDFYGPHQAGIATAPTVLISYIGVNVQEPARKNAERIFRLLSDDAARLTQGKPALADTEPSLAVSPHNLTIGIGIGLPLVSKAKLTNSVPKSLVEIPAFATDALEPGWDQTDLIIQIGTDDPLVMAHTIRMLSKDISSLSDIAWVQQGFRAAPSPGDSQRQDRNLMGQVEGTDNPSIENFNDVVWIEETGGTVLVLRRIRMLLDTWDALDTNAKELAMGRKLDTGAPLGMKHEFDPVPLDAVDDLGLPVIPEDAHVRLAHTSQLDEMIFRRGYSYDNGIVRGTNDMGLLFAAYTKNPSQSFIPIQTRLAQSDAFNRWISTIGSATYYFPGGCAEGGYIGQELFT, via the coding sequence ATGGATGAGCAGACGCAAAATCAACGCGGTATTACTCGACGAGGAGTTCTTTCACTCGGCGGCGTTGCCGCTGCCGGAATTGCCGGTGGGTTTGCTCTTGGCCAGAAGGTGTCGGTGGCGCAAGCCACCGACACCACAGCCAAGACCACGCGGGAATCAGGGGTGATCGATTTTTATGGGCCGCATCAAGCAGGAATCGCTACCGCTCCAACCGTTCTCATTTCCTACATCGGGGTCAACGTCCAAGAACCCGCCAGAAAGAATGCAGAAAGGATTTTCCGCCTTCTCTCAGATGACGCCGCTCGTCTGACCCAAGGAAAACCGGCACTTGCTGACACTGAACCATCGCTTGCGGTTTCACCCCACAACCTCACGATTGGCATCGGCATTGGTTTGCCACTGGTGAGCAAGGCCAAACTCACGAATTCCGTGCCTAAATCTCTGGTTGAGATTCCCGCATTCGCAACCGATGCGTTGGAGCCAGGCTGGGATCAAACAGATCTCATCATTCAGATCGGCACCGATGATCCTTTAGTCATGGCTCATACGATCCGTATGCTCAGCAAGGACATCTCCTCATTGTCTGATATCGCTTGGGTGCAACAAGGCTTTCGTGCTGCACCATCGCCTGGTGATTCGCAACGCCAAGATCGCAATTTAATGGGTCAGGTTGAAGGCACCGACAATCCATCCATTGAAAACTTCAACGATGTTGTGTGGATAGAAGAAACCGGCGGCACTGTTTTAGTTCTCCGCCGCATCCGCATGCTGCTTGATACCTGGGATGCTTTGGATACCAATGCCAAAGAACTCGCGATGGGCCGAAAGCTTGATACCGGTGCACCGTTGGGCATGAAGCATGAATTTGACCCTGTCCCCCTTGACGCTGTTGACGATTTAGGGCTACCTGTCATTCCTGAGGATGCTCATGTTCGCTTGGCTCACACATCTCAACTCGACGAAATGATTTTCCGCCGCGGATACAGTTACGACAACGGCATAGTTCGTGGCACAAACGACATGGGCCTACTCTTTGCCGCTTATACAAAGAATCCTTCTCAATCTTTCATTCCCATTCAAACTCGCTTGGCGCAAAGCGATGCTTTCAACCGCTGGATCTCCACAATTGGTTCAGCGACTTACTACTTCCCCGGCGGATGCGCCGAGGGTGGATACATTGGACAGGAGCTTTTCACATGA
- a CDS encoding copper chaperone PCu(A)C, whose translation MNTVFRRTTMSLLALSAISVGLAQPALAANIKAGQTCTMPGAVHTANKQTYICNQVGSALKWSKPLPVGKFALATQDTWAKAAPSGNTAVFGILKNPTDKPITIVGALTPAAPVTQLHEVIMKDGAMVMQQKPGGFVIPANGSYELKPGGNHIMLLSLTKPVNAGDQVPVTLIASNGARFTFSSMAKVFSGANETYKPGSSAAPMPGMKM comes from the coding sequence TTGAATACCGTTTTTCGTCGTACAACGATGTCCCTTCTTGCCCTAAGCGCTATTTCGGTGGGTCTTGCCCAACCAGCGCTCGCAGCAAACATTAAAGCTGGGCAAACCTGCACCATGCCGGGAGCAGTTCATACCGCCAACAAGCAGACCTACATCTGCAATCAGGTCGGTTCTGCCCTGAAGTGGTCAAAACCACTACCTGTTGGAAAATTCGCACTCGCAACTCAAGACACTTGGGCTAAGGCTGCCCCCAGTGGCAATACGGCCGTCTTTGGAATACTGAAGAATCCAACAGATAAGCCGATCACGATCGTTGGAGCCTTAACACCTGCTGCACCAGTGACCCAACTTCATGAAGTCATCATGAAAGACGGAGCAATGGTGATGCAGCAAAAGCCTGGTGGCTTTGTGATTCCTGCGAATGGGTCCTACGAATTGAAGCCAGGTGGCAACCACATCATGTTGTTAAGTCTGACCAAGCCAGTAAATGCTGGTGATCAAGTTCCTGTGACACTTATTGCGAGTAATGGTGCTCGCTTTACATTCAGTTCCATGGCGAAGGTGTTCAGCGGTGCAAACGAAACCTATAAGCCAGGTTCGTCAGCAGCGCCGATGCCCGGAATGAAGATGTAA
- a CDS encoding DUF3145 family protein, producing the protein MTTHIQAKPGNSTSHEAFGARGVVFIHSCPRAVSPHLEWSLTSVFGTSVKLDWSEQPVAPGTVRSEILWQGPAGMGAKLASALLAFQQVRYEVTEDANGARPGERFAATPTLGLFRADIGEHGDVMVAEERLRTALQHAATTGEGLQDEIARLIGEPWDEELESFRCSHEGSTVRVLHNVI; encoded by the coding sequence ATGACCACGCATATTCAGGCTAAGCCTGGAAATTCAACGTCCCATGAGGCATTTGGGGCGCGCGGAGTGGTGTTCATTCACTCATGCCCGCGAGCGGTGAGCCCTCATTTGGAATGGTCACTGACCTCAGTGTTTGGAACTTCCGTCAAATTGGACTGGAGTGAGCAACCCGTTGCACCAGGCACTGTCCGGTCCGAAATTCTGTGGCAAGGTCCCGCAGGTATGGGTGCCAAGTTAGCGAGTGCACTGCTGGCATTCCAGCAGGTTCGCTACGAAGTCACCGAAGATGCCAATGGAGCCAGGCCAGGAGAGCGTTTTGCCGCAACCCCAACGTTGGGATTGTTCCGCGCAGATATCGGTGAGCACGGTGATGTGATGGTTGCCGAAGAGCGGCTGCGCACGGCGCTACAGCACGCTGCGACAACAGGCGAAGGCTTACAAGACGAAATTGCCCGCCTCATTGGTGAACCATGGGACGAAGAGCTTGAATCCTTCCGGTGCTCCCATGAAGGTTCAACGGTGCGGGTGCTTCACAACGTCATTTAG
- a CDS encoding NAD-binding protein produces the protein MSFIETVTRRNIHSIQFEDQEFLVATFKSGAKGKLRGTWQELAPVAVQPADNSEIVPCPSRDYMSSRGDSVTLIGTQTEFDSLGITLPHNREIEVGPRWRRGFRESLQALTDTVDRPFRIALGVLIGLGVLSIAILAGSYEYEDGSRMNVFDALYFTSETIATVGFGDFYFRDQDIWLRLWSVILILMGATLVAICTALLTETLITRRLAKSLGQQRLTKMRGHMVVVGLGSVGIKVVTDLQAAGYEVAVIDRTENNKYIPQARNAGIPIVIGDATLPETLLAAGVDRASGIAVLTSDDLINIEAGLAVRDATSPRAVPIALRLFERDLARVVGRSLNAGIARSTAELAAPWFVGAALGVDVLGTFYVGNTLFLAAKLHVQPNSGLDGLAMQSLASQTRVVAIARAANERKVEHPPLLNRPFEAGDDVFLIGQPRELLNLLQRQ, from the coding sequence ATGTCCTTTATCGAAACGGTGACACGAAGAAATATCCACAGCATCCAGTTCGAAGATCAAGAATTTCTGGTCGCAACGTTCAAGAGCGGCGCCAAAGGCAAACTCCGAGGCACTTGGCAAGAACTCGCACCTGTTGCTGTGCAGCCGGCAGATAATTCCGAAATCGTGCCGTGCCCAAGTCGCGACTACATGAGCAGTCGCGGTGATTCAGTCACCCTGATTGGTACACAAACGGAATTCGATTCACTTGGCATCACACTTCCCCATAATCGCGAAATAGAAGTTGGCCCACGTTGGCGACGTGGCTTCCGTGAAAGCCTTCAGGCACTAACAGACACAGTTGATCGGCCATTTCGCATCGCACTCGGTGTTCTCATTGGACTTGGCGTGCTTTCCATTGCCATCTTGGCCGGTAGCTATGAGTATGAAGACGGCAGTCGCATGAACGTCTTCGACGCTTTGTACTTCACCTCAGAAACCATTGCCACTGTTGGCTTCGGCGATTTCTACTTTCGGGATCAAGATATTTGGTTGAGATTGTGGTCGGTCATCCTGATTCTTATGGGTGCAACGTTGGTGGCAATATGCACGGCGTTACTTACGGAAACGCTCATCACCAGACGACTTGCAAAATCACTTGGCCAGCAACGACTCACAAAGATGCGTGGCCACATGGTCGTTGTTGGCCTGGGTTCAGTCGGCATCAAAGTAGTTACCGATCTTCAGGCCGCTGGCTACGAAGTTGCGGTGATTGATCGAACCGAAAACAACAAATACATTCCACAAGCCAGAAATGCAGGCATCCCAATTGTCATTGGTGATGCCACTCTTCCAGAAACTTTGCTCGCAGCTGGAGTGGATCGAGCATCGGGCATCGCCGTACTCACCAGCGACGACCTCATTAACATCGAAGCGGGCCTTGCCGTTCGCGATGCCACGTCACCTCGTGCCGTTCCAATTGCGCTTCGCCTTTTCGAGCGTGATCTTGCTCGCGTGGTGGGGAGATCATTGAATGCTGGAATTGCCCGATCAACAGCTGAGCTTGCTGCTCCTTGGTTTGTTGGAGCTGCGCTTGGCGTTGATGTTCTCGGAACGTTCTATGTTGGCAACACCTTGTTCTTGGCTGCCAAATTGCACGTTCAGCCAAACAGTGGTCTTGACGGATTAGCGATGCAAAGTTTGGCTTCACAAACCCGCGTCGTTGCGATTGCTCGTGCGGCGAATGAGAGAAAAGTCGAACATCCCCCACTCCTGAATCGACCATTCGAAGCTGGCGATGACGTATTTCTTATTGGTCAACCGCGCGAACTCTTAAACTTGCTACAACGCCAATAG
- a CDS encoding acyl carrier protein, whose amino-acid sequence MSEDILAGLAGIVNEVAGVPAEDVQLDKSFVDDLDVDSLSMVEVVMACEDKWGVKIPDSEVKNLKTVGDAVTYISANV is encoded by the coding sequence ATGAGTGAGGACATCCTGGCCGGCTTGGCTGGAATTGTGAACGAAGTTGCAGGCGTGCCAGCAGAAGACGTCCAGTTGGACAAGTCCTTTGTTGACGACCTTGACGTTGATTCATTGTCGATGGTCGAAGTTGTCATGGCTTGCGAAGACAAGTGGGGCGTGAAGATTCCTGACAGCGAAGTCAAGAACCTCAAGACCGTCGGCGACGCAGTCACCTACATCAGCGCCAACGTTTAA
- a CDS encoding ketoacyl-ACP synthase III, which translates to MTATIKAPTPNAYTRIISVGAYRPSRIVDNAEICTRIDSTDEWILERSGIRERRYAAPDESVIDMAVNAAKVALERAGIDPTELGLLLVASCTYPYLTPSAATQIAVRIGATGIPATDISSACAGFCYGVGMASDIIRSGNAKYAMVIGAEKLTDWFDPADRSLAFLFGDGAGAVVIGPSDTPGIGPTAWGSDGTQTEALGIAPSFLDQRNDPINNVPMLYMQGQTVFRWAVTEMARVAEEALAAAGITSADLSAFIPHQANNRITDALVRSLKMPESVVVARDVIMTGNTSAASIPLALSRMVEEGDVPSGGLALIIGFGAGLAYAAQVITLP; encoded by the coding sequence GTGACTGCAACCATTAAGGCCCCAACCCCGAACGCCTACACACGCATCATTTCTGTTGGTGCGTATCGCCCATCACGCATCGTCGACAATGCAGAAATTTGCACACGCATTGATTCAACAGATGAATGGATTCTTGAGCGCTCGGGTATTCGTGAGCGTCGCTATGCAGCACCAGATGAATCCGTCATCGATATGGCTGTCAATGCTGCCAAGGTTGCGCTTGAACGTGCCGGTATTGATCCAACAGAACTTGGACTGCTACTTGTGGCAAGTTGCACTTACCCATACCTCACACCGTCAGCCGCAACGCAAATTGCTGTGCGTATCGGCGCGACTGGAATTCCAGCTACGGATATTTCAAGTGCATGCGCAGGTTTTTGCTACGGCGTTGGCATGGCAAGCGACATCATTCGCAGCGGTAACGCTAAGTACGCAATGGTGATTGGTGCAGAAAAGCTAACTGACTGGTTTGATCCTGCAGATCGCTCACTTGCCTTCTTATTTGGTGATGGTGCTGGCGCAGTAGTCATTGGCCCATCTGACACACCAGGCATTGGGCCAACTGCGTGGGGATCAGATGGCACTCAAACCGAAGCTCTGGGCATCGCACCTTCATTCCTGGACCAACGCAATGACCCAATCAACAACGTGCCAATGCTCTACATGCAAGGCCAAACGGTGTTCCGCTGGGCTGTAACCGAAATGGCGCGCGTTGCAGAAGAAGCACTTGCAGCAGCTGGCATCACATCTGCTGATCTGTCAGCTTTCATTCCACACCAAGCCAACAATCGCATCACGGATGCATTGGTACGTTCCTTGAAGATGCCAGAAAGCGTCGTCGTTGCTCGCGACGTGATCATGACTGGCAACACATCAGCAGCTTCGATTCCATTGGCGTTATCTCGAATGGTCGAAGAAGGTGACGTTCCAAGTGGTGGTCTTGCACTGATCATCGGTTTTGGCGCAGGTCTTGCCTATGCAGCACAAGTAATAACCCTTCCCTAA
- a CDS encoding TlpA disulfide reductase family protein, with product MRFKVLGVALTAIVLVGCGREPVASRISENAGTTQFSTFDRVTMPNISGTTLDGQQLSLDSFRGKVLVLNNWASWCLPCNDEAPVLVAAAQKFDTKGVAFVGLDVSDQDSSAKEFVDLYKVPYPNIVDSKGAILRSEPGVPPGALPSTLIIDREGNVAVRIVGSVNEPEFSRLISNVVNE from the coding sequence GTGAGGTTCAAAGTACTTGGAGTTGCACTTACTGCGATCGTCCTGGTGGGGTGTGGCCGCGAACCAGTAGCTTCTCGCATTTCTGAGAATGCGGGAACAACGCAATTTTCGACATTTGATCGGGTGACCATGCCAAACATCAGTGGTACCACCCTTGATGGACAGCAGCTTTCCTTGGATTCATTTCGTGGCAAGGTCCTGGTGCTCAATAACTGGGCGTCATGGTGCTTACCGTGCAATGACGAAGCCCCAGTCTTGGTTGCGGCGGCACAGAAGTTTGATACGAAGGGCGTGGCATTTGTAGGTCTCGATGTTTCTGACCAAGATTCGTCAGCGAAAGAATTTGTAGATCTCTACAAAGTGCCATACCCAAACATTGTCGACTCCAAGGGAGCGATTCTCCGAAGTGAGCCTGGAGTGCCACCAGGCGCCTTGCCGAGCACACTCATCATTGATCGTGAAGGCAATGTCGCGGTGCGCATTGTTGGTTCTGTGAACGAGCCAGAATTTTCGCGTCTCATTTCCAATGTCGTCAACGAATAG